A genome region from Camarhynchus parvulus chromosome 15, STF_HiC, whole genome shotgun sequence includes the following:
- the UNG gene encoding uracil-DNA glycosylase isoform X1: MAGPAVAARCATAAGRAVAARSAVMAGPAVAALLRRPRLPSRTLRSHPPARCLQVSAAKKAKEAGDQTNQALSAEQQERIRKNKEAARQLLAERNVPPGFGDSWRRQLAGEFSKPYFVELMAFVAEERKRYTVYPPPEQVFTWTQMCDIWDVKVVILGQDPYHGPKQAHGLCFSVQKPVPPPPSLENIYKELSEDIEGFTHPGHGDLTGWAKQGVLLLNAVLTVRAHQATSHKERGWEQFTDAVVSWLNKNLHGLVFMLWGAYAQRKGSSIDRKRHHVLQTVHPSPLSVNRGFFGCRHFSKTNEFLRKSGKKPIDWKAL; encoded by the exons ATGGCCGGTCCCGCCGTGGCCGCGCGTTGTGCAACCGCGGCCGGTCGCGCCGTGGCCGCGCGTTCTGCAGTCATGGCTGGTCCCGCCGTGGCCGCGCTGCTCCGCCGCCCCAGGCTGCCCTCCCGCACCCTCCGCAGCCACCCCCCTGCCCGCTGCTTGCAGGTGAGCGCCGCCAAGAAGGCGAAGGAAGCCGGCGATCAAACGAACCAAGCGCTGAGCGCGGAGCAGCAGGAGCGCATCCGCAAGAACAAGGAGGCGGCGCGGCAGCTGCTGGCGGAGCGGAACGTGCCCCCGGGCTTCGGCGACAGCTGGCGGCGGCAGCTGGCCGGGGAGTTCTCCAAGCCCTACTTCGTGGAG ctGATGGCGTTCGTGGCCGAGGAGAGGAAGCGCTACACGGTGTATCCGCCCCCCGAGCAGGTCTTCACCTGGACGCAGATGTGCGACATCTGGGAT GTAAAGGTTGTTATTTTGGGACAAGATCCATACCACGGACCTAAGCAAGCTCACGGGCTCTGCTTCAGTGTCCAGAAACCTGTTCCACCTCCCCCCAG cttggaaaatatttacaaggaGCTCTCTGAGGACATTGAGGGCTTCACCCACCCTGGCCATGGGGACCTGACGGGCTGGGCCAAGCAAG GGGTGCTCCTGCTCAACGCGGTGCTGACGGTTCGGGCTCACCAGGCCACGTCCCAcaaggagaggggctgggagcagttCACGGATGCTGTGGTGTCCTGGCTCAACAAGAACCTGCACGGGCTCGTCTTCATGCTCTGGGGAGCCTATGCCCAGAGGAAAGGCAGCTCCATCGACAGG AAGCGTCACCACGTCCTGCAGACGGTTCATCCCTCACCCCTCTCTGTCAACAGAGGGTTCTTTGGCTGCCGGCACTTCTCCAAGACCAATGAATTCCTCAGGAAATCTGGGAAGAAGCCCATTGACTGGAAAGCactctga
- the UNG gene encoding uracil-DNA glycosylase isoform X2, translating to MIGQRTLHSFFSPVPAKKRGRSPEPGGDSEVSAAKKAKEAGDQTNQALSAEQQERIRKNKEAARQLLAERNVPPGFGDSWRRQLAGEFSKPYFVELMAFVAEERKRYTVYPPPEQVFTWTQMCDIWDVKVVILGQDPYHGPKQAHGLCFSVQKPVPPPPSLENIYKELSEDIEGFTHPGHGDLTGWAKQGVLLLNAVLTVRAHQATSHKERGWEQFTDAVVSWLNKNLHGLVFMLWGAYAQRKGSSIDRKRHHVLQTVHPSPLSVNRGFFGCRHFSKTNEFLRKSGKKPIDWKAL from the exons ATGATCGGGCAGAGGACGCTGCATTCCTTCttcagccctgtgccagccaagAAGCGCGGGCGCTCCCCGGAGCCGGGCGGCGATTCTGAG GTGAGCGCCGCCAAGAAGGCGAAGGAAGCCGGCGATCAAACGAACCAAGCGCTGAGCGCGGAGCAGCAGGAGCGCATCCGCAAGAACAAGGAGGCGGCGCGGCAGCTGCTGGCGGAGCGGAACGTGCCCCCGGGCTTCGGCGACAGCTGGCGGCGGCAGCTGGCCGGGGAGTTCTCCAAGCCCTACTTCGTGGAG ctGATGGCGTTCGTGGCCGAGGAGAGGAAGCGCTACACGGTGTATCCGCCCCCCGAGCAGGTCTTCACCTGGACGCAGATGTGCGACATCTGGGAT GTAAAGGTTGTTATTTTGGGACAAGATCCATACCACGGACCTAAGCAAGCTCACGGGCTCTGCTTCAGTGTCCAGAAACCTGTTCCACCTCCCCCCAG cttggaaaatatttacaaggaGCTCTCTGAGGACATTGAGGGCTTCACCCACCCTGGCCATGGGGACCTGACGGGCTGGGCCAAGCAAG GGGTGCTCCTGCTCAACGCGGTGCTGACGGTTCGGGCTCACCAGGCCACGTCCCAcaaggagaggggctgggagcagttCACGGATGCTGTGGTGTCCTGGCTCAACAAGAACCTGCACGGGCTCGTCTTCATGCTCTGGGGAGCCTATGCCCAGAGGAAAGGCAGCTCCATCGACAGG AAGCGTCACCACGTCCTGCAGACGGTTCATCCCTCACCCCTCTCTGTCAACAGAGGGTTCTTTGGCTGCCGGCACTTCTCCAAGACCAATGAATTCCTCAGGAAATCTGGGAAGAAGCCCATTGACTGGAAAGCactctga
- the ALKBH2 gene encoding DNA oxidative demethylase ALKBH2 — protein sequence MDAFVVKLPRGPAEDGGGSSGGKRPRLEKPGPERPPAREIRAEGLSCDYRILFGKAEADEIFQELEKEVEYFEDEMTKLQVFGTWHKIPRKKVTYGDPGLSYTYSGVTFHPKPWIPVLSRIRERVTLETGHTFNFVLINRYKDGLDHIGEHRDDEKELVPLSPIASVSFGACRDFVFRRREQRGRGGARGPARICLQLAHGSLLLMKHPTNVHWYHSLPPRRRVLAPRVNLTFRNVLPVSKRGNVQPGGPLGSEK from the exons ATGGACGCGTTCGTGGTCAAACTGCCCCGCGGGCCGGCGGAGGAtggcggcggcagcagcggcgggAAGAGGCCGCGGCTGGAGAAGCCTGGCCCGGAGCGACCGCCGGCGCGGGAGATCCGTGCCGAGGGGCTCAGCTGTGATTACCGCATCCTCTTCGGCAAGGCCGAGGCGGACGAGAtcttccaggagctggagaaggaggtggAGTATTTCGAAG ATGAGATGACAAAGCTGCAGGTTTTTGGCACATGGCACAAGATTCCCAGGAAGAAGGTGACCTATGGAGACCCTGGCCTGTCCTACACTTACTCAGGGGTCACGTTCCACCCCAAGCCCTGGATCCCGGTGCTGAGCCGGATCCGGGAGCGCGTCACCTTGGAGACAGGACACACCTTCAACTTCGTCCTCATCAACAG GTACAAAGATGGCCTGGACCACATCGGGGAGCACCGTGACGACGAGAAGGAGCTGGTTCCCCTCAGCCCCATCGCCTCGGTGTCCTTCGGAGCCTGCCGGGATTTCGTGTTCCGGCGCCGGgagcagcggggccggggaggAGCTCGGGGCCCGGCGAGgatctgcctgcagctggcccACGGCAGCCTGCTCCTCATGAAGCACCCCACCAACGTGCACTGGTACCACAGCCTGCCCCCACGCAGGAGGGTGCTGGCCCCCAGGGTCAACCTCACCTTTAGGAATGTCCTGCCCGTCTCCAAGAGGGGAAATGTTCAGCCAGGGGGGCCTTTGGGCTCTGAAAAGTGA